GAAGGCCACCACCAGTACTTCCGATGCCTGGTTGCGCGGCACGATGAAAGCCAGCACCGCCCATAGCGCGGGCAGCACGGATACGCCGTACACCGCCCAGCCGCGCGGGGTGTTGGTGGCGACGCCCATGCCCCATTGCACGCCCGCCATGAAGCCTGCAATCACGACCGCGTAGGCAAGAAATGCATCCAAGGGCAACCAGCCCCTTACAGCAGGCAGCAAGGGCGCATAGAAGGGAATCAGCCCGGCGAGGCCAAGCAACAGGGCAGAGCGTGGGATGTCTTTCATGCTTTCAGGATGGGATAAAGCGAGGCGACGAGCAATATCCCCATGCTGATATTGAAGACTCGCTGCTGGCGCGGCGTCGACAGCACGTGGCCGATGGCCTGGCCGAACAGTGTCCAGGTGCTCGAGCTCGAGAATCCGATGACGATGGCCGCGAGCACCATATAAAAGAGCTGCATGGCGTAACCATCAAGGGTGGTGAACGCGGCCACCGCACTGACATTCACGGTCCAGGCCTTGGGGTTCACCCACTGGAAGGCGGCAGCCTGCAGGAAGGTCAGCGGTTTGCCCTGCTTTTCCTCGGCGGCGTGTTCCTGTTCCTCCAGGTTCTGCGGCGGCGTGCTGCCGATCTTCCAGGCGAGGAACAGCAGATAGGCGCAGCCGGCTACTTTCAGCGCGGTATGCGCTGCCGGATAGGTCGTGAACAGCTGGCCGAAGCCCAGGCCCACCGATACCAGCAGGACGGGAAACCCGAAGGCGATGCCCAGCAGGTGCGGAATGGTGCGGCGATAGCCGAAATTGGCACCGGAGGCAGACACCATCACGTTGTTCGGCCCCGGCGTGAATGCCGCCACGGAGGCAAAGATGACGTAGGCAATGAAATTCTCGGTCAAGCCAATGGCTCCCGTAGCAAGGTCCAGCTGGAAACGAGCGAACGTCCTTTATTAAGGATGGATCGCGTCAGGAAAATTCGGCTTTGATGACCGGCGTATTCAGTTTCCAGGCAATCCATGCAAAGAGCCCGCTGAACGCCAGCGCGATGGCAATGCTGACAAACTTCATCATCTGCTGGACCCGGTGAAAGCTGTCCGTCATGTTGTCGGTGGTTGCGGTTGCATCATCAATGGCGCCCATCACGAAGTTCATGCCAAGAATCCCGCCCAGCTGCCAGACAATGGCGAACACCATCAGACCGATGAACAGTAGCCGTGCCCAGTTCTTGCGGAAATAGAGATTGATGGCGGCCACGAAGGTCATCGTGAAGACGATCAGCATGAACAGGAAGAAGTACGGCATGAAACGGAGCATCCAGGCCGAACCCTGTTGCGCAGCGGCGTTTGCCGATGCGGTGACCTGCTCATCGAAGACCGGGAACAGCGTCCACACCATGATGTTCTGGGCAATGCCAATCAGCATGGCCAGGCCTGCCATGACAATGAACAGCCAGGCGATGACATCGACAAAGGTGGAGCGTGGCTGGTAGGTGTTTTCAGCGGCGGTCATCTTGTCTCCTGCTCGTTCGCGATTGCCTGAAAGCTAACAGATGCGCTGCAGGATATTAAGCATCGCATCAGGCTTTCCTCGGTAAGTGCGGCTCCGGCTCTACTACACTGAGACAAGTGCCGGATCGCAGGGATGAAGGCACGAATGTCGCTAGGGGGGCTGAATGGGTTTCTGGAAGGAATTGCGCGAACGCAAGGTCGTCAGGGTTGCGGTCATCTATGCCGTCACGGCGTGGCTGCTCGCGCAGGTCGCCGGCCTGGCCCTGCCCGTCTTCGAAGCCCCCGACTGGGTGCTGAAGACCCTGTTCTTCATCCTGCTAATGGGTTTCCCGATTTCACTGATTCTCGCCTGGGCGCTCGAATTGACGCCTGACGGCGTCAAGGTCAGCGGGCCGGCTGTCGGCCAAAAGCGCCTCTACACCTTTGCCGCCCTGGTCATGGCGGGCATTGCCATCGGCTACTTCGGCTCGAACCTCTCTTCTGATTCGCCAGATAACGACGGCAACACCTCGATTGCCGTGCTGCCCTTCCTCGATCTTTCTGCTGCCGGTGACCAGGCCTACTTTGCCGAAGGGCTTTCCGAGCAACTGCTCGACCTGCTGGCCCGCAACACGCAATTGAAAGTCGCTGCACGTACTTCCTCGTTCCAGTTCAAAAGCGAACCCGGCGATGTGAAGCGTATCGGTGAACTGCTTAATGTGAATTACCTGGTCGAGGGCAGCGTGCGTCGCGACAGCGACCAGGTGCGAATCACGGCGCAGCTGATCGACACGCGCTCTGGTTATCACGAGTGGAGCGAGACCTACACGCGCAGCATGACCGGTATCTTTGCCTTGCAGGATGAAATCTCCCGCGCTATCGCCGACGAGCTTGAGACCCGCTTTGGCGTCGACGGCCAATCCCCGACGCTGAAGCAGGAAATCTCACCCGCCGCCTATGATGAATACCTGCTGGGCCGGCACCTGATGGTTCAGCGCACGGGAGAAAGCCTGGAGGCTGCTGTAGATCATTTCGAGCGCGCGGTCGCCATCGAACCCGAGTACGGCAAGGCCTATGCCCAGCTGACCATCTGCATCTGGTTGCTGTATTCCGGCGGCTACGGGGAATTCGCACCGGATGTTGTCATCGAACGCGGTGGCAATTACCTGCGCCTGGCACAACGTTACGCACCCGGCGAACCGGAAACCCTGGCGGCCTCCGCGGCTATCCAGGTGTATGACGGTATCGATGTGGAAGAAGCCATCAGGGACCTGGAAACGGCCTTGAAGAAAAACCCGTCCTACCTGGAGGCAGCCGTATGGCTGGCGCGTGGGCTGGACGACATCAATCCGCAACGCGCACTGGTCGTTCTTGAAGAGGCCATCCAGCGCGACCCCTTGAACTTCCTGGTAGCCGCGAACCTGACCGAGGAATTCATAAAGCGGGATCGCTTCGATGACGCCGAGAAACTTGCGCAGAAATTCCTGGCCATTGGAGACCAGCGCGGCCACCAGCTGCTAGGACGGATTCGCATGGCGCAGCACCGTTATGCCGATGCGGCGCGCCATACCCTGACGGCCCATGCCAGCGAAAAGGGCACGCTGTGGGATTTGCGCGGTGTCTCCAGCCTGCTTAATCGCGCAGGCCAGCTCGAGCTCATGGTCAGCCTGCCGCTGCCCGGCCTTTACGTGCCTCGAGCCATGCTGGGAGAACCCGACGTCATTGAAGACTTGAAGAGCCTTCCTGTCAGCCAGGTGAGAAGCGCAGATATGATGTTGGTGCACGCCATCGAGAAGGATTGGGCTGCTTCCGTCGCTACCGTAGATCAGGCCGGCGAATATGGC
The Gammaproteobacteria bacterium DNA segment above includes these coding regions:
- a CDS encoding DUF3429 domain-containing protein; translated protein: MKDIPRSALLLGLAGLIPFYAPLLPAVRGWLPLDAFLAYAVVIAGFMAGVQWGMGVATNTPRGWAVYGVSVLPALWAVLAFIVPRNQASEVLVVAFLAILASDWWHVQAGRLPRWYWRLRILLTAFVVLALLGWAFLLAA
- a CDS encoding LysE family translocator, with translation MTENFIAYVIFASVAAFTPGPNNVMVSASGANFGYRRTIPHLLGIAFGFPVLLVSVGLGFGQLFTTYPAAHTALKVAGCAYLLFLAWKIGSTPPQNLEEQEHAAEEKQGKPLTFLQAAAFQWVNPKAWTVNVSAVAAFTTLDGYAMQLFYMVLAAIVIGFSSSSTWTLFGQAIGHVLSTPRQQRVFNISMGILLVASLYPILKA